The Luteolibacter arcticus genome segment ATCCCATGCCGGGTGATCCGGCGGCAGGGATTCGGCAGGCATGCCGGTCCGCTTGGCAATGGCCGGCCCGGAGCACAGGCCCTCCCAGCAGCGCCCATGGAACGGACACGCGCCTTCGAAGTCATCGCCATCGATGCACGGCAGCCCCATGTGGCCCATTTCGGGATGCACCAGCCCGTGCAGCAGCCGCCCGCGCGCCATGCCACCGCCACCGATGCCCGTGCCCGCGGTCACATAGATGAAATCCTCCAGCCCGGATGCCGCACCCCAGCGTGATTCGCCGAGCCCCGCTCCATTCACATCGGTATCGAAGCCAGTCGGCACGCCGGGGAACGCCTGACGCAGCGGCCCCAGGATGTCCGCCTGTTGCCAGCCTGGCTTCGGCGTCGTGGTAATGAAGCCATGCGTCGAAGACCGCTCGTCGAGATCCACCGGGCCGAATGTTGCCACGCCGAGTGCCGCCAGCGGACCGTGACCATCCTGCTGCTCTAACAACCAGTCGGTGACCTGGTGCATCAACCGCACCGGATCATCGCCCGTGGAGAAGCGCGTCCGCGCGAAAATGTCTGCGCCCGGTCCACGACCGACCGCACACACGAACTTCGTGCCTCCGGCTTCGATGGCTCCGACGATGGGTGGTTGCAGGGTGCTCATGACGTAGAGTCGATCATGGCGAAGCTTTCACAGCTCGCAGGTAGTCGAGGCCGAACAAGTCGAAGGCGGCGATGGAACGAATCGAGATCATCGGATGCTAAGCTTCTGTTGCATTTCCTCCAGCGGCACACCTTTGGTCTCGGGCACCATCAGCTTCACCCAGATGAGCTGGAGCACCATCATTCCAGTGAAGAACAGGAACACGGTGCCCGGCGCGAGCTTGGCCATCATCAGCGGGAAGACAGTGGTCAACGCAGCGGCAAAGACCCAGTGCGTGGCGCTCCCCAGCGACTGGCCGGCGGCGCGACAACGGTCGGGAAAGATCTCTGAAATGAACACCCAGATCACCGCACCCTGGCCGATGGCATGGGCCGCGATGAAGGCAAAGATGCAGACCAGCACCATCATGCCTCCGGCACCCGCGGCCTTGGAGGAGAGAACCAGTGCGTCATTCGCGGTCGCTTTGACAGCATCGGGAGATGCCTCAGATGAGAATGTCACGGGCTCGGCACCTGACTTCGGCTCGGCGGTCGCGGCAACCAGTGCTTCCTTCTTCTTCTCGAGATCTTCCTCGAGTTTCGCGACGCGGGCCGGGTTCGCTTTGGCCAGGCCATCGACCGCCGCCTTCACATCTACGGCCGCAGAAGCCGCCCGGAATTGAGGAGCCCAGGTGAAGAATGCCACCGCGCACAATCCGAGGGAAAGGATGTAGCCGAAGGAGCCGATGTAGAGGAGCGTGCGCCGGCCAAGGCGATCAATGAGCCACAGGCCGGCGAACGTGAAGATCAGATTGGTGATGCCGATGCCGATCGATTGCCCGAGCGCGTTCTCGCTGCCGGTGAGACCGAAGATGCGCGGTGCGAAGTAGAGGATGGCATTGATTCCCGAGAGTTGGTTGAAGAAGGCGATCAGGAAGGC includes the following:
- a CDS encoding ROK family protein, whose translation is MSTLQPPIVGAIEAGGTKFVCAVGRGPGADIFARTRFSTGDDPVRLMHQVTDWLLEQQDGHGPLAALGVATFGPVDLDERSSTHGFITTTPKPGWQQADILGPLRQAFPGVPTGFDTDVNGAGLGESRWGAASGLEDFIYVTAGTGIGGGGMARGRLLHGLVHPEMGHMGLPCIDGDDFEGACPFHGRCWEGLCSGPAIAKRTGMPAESLPPDHPAWDLTIRYMAHALVNLTCVLSPRKIILGGSVRKAGRLGEEAFFEKLRIAFREILAGYIASPDLDAPGIRNFIVPPVLDDDAGVCGAIALAQASIKDNGQERSRRSPQFLNQPSIP
- a CDS encoding sugar porter family MFS transporter, which encodes MQSRLVLWSIVAALAGFLFGFDTVVISGAEKSIQALWDLSPAMHGIVMGSALYGTVAGAIAGAWPTDRWGRKKTLLWIGILYLVSAIWSGLATDPWSFSIARFIGGLGVGVSTVAAPLYISEISPPDRRGRLAGMFQFNIVFGILVAFLTNWLLSNVGDNSWRWMMGSEALPALIYSLACFSLPESPRWLMSRGRDAEATVILKAISPTKSDAEIGQIAQAIRSTPHEKDARRPSLWSVDLRRPVVLAFLIAFFNQLSGINAILYFAPRIFGLTGSENALGQSIGIGITNLIFTFAGLWLIDRLGRRTLLYIGSFGYILSLGLCAVAFFTWAPQFRAASAAVDVKAAVDGLAKANPARVAKLEEDLEKKKEALVAATAEPKSGAEPVTFSSEASPDAVKATANDALVLSSKAAGAGGMMVLVCIFAFIAAHAIGQGAVIWVFISEIFPDRCRAAGQSLGSATHWVFAAALTTVFPLMMAKLAPGTVFLFFTGMMVLQLIWVKLMVPETKGVPLEEMQQKLSIR